The Macaca fascicularis isolate 582-1 chromosome 14, T2T-MFA8v1.1 genome contains the following window.
gtgtgtgtgtgtgtgctcatgtgcatatgtgtgcacaaGTGTGTATGTAGTACATTAATACTTCATGgtgttattttaaaacttcatcaGCGTAGTCAGTGCCAGATCAGGAGTTAGTATATAAGTCTCTTCCTCTGTGCATGGAAATGCCAGTTTGATCTTTTGACATGTGATAATAACCTCCAAAATATCATGGATGCAAAAGTCTTTTATACATTACTCTCGCTGTCCCCAACCACTTCAGCCAACATCTTGCTTAGACCACCATCCCACTTGGCTGTAGACCTGCATTGTGCCCTGCTGCAACCTGCTTCCTTCCAGTTGCTACTCTTCTTCTCATATAGAGAAGATGCTCCTAGCAATATATGCTTTGCCCTAAGCATGGGCACGGGCTCTTCTGTCGGTTCTCTACAATGACAATGAAGACTAATCTGCAACATTCATTACAACGCACTGAATGCATAGCAACAACTGaaggaaatgaacagaaaacTTAGAATGAGATACTAGATATGGCTCCTCTTAGAATCCACGGGTTCAATCCCCTGGCCTGCCATCGAGTGAGAAGGACCAGCTTACCTTTCTCCAGATGAAGTAGTCTTAAATCTCTCTCTCCCAACTAAAGTCTAAGTCGCAGCCACGAGGAAGCCCcaagaaaggaaaacagtttCCTCCTCGCTTTCATTTTCTACCCTAGGGTCTGCTTCTTTCCAGGATGATTGACAGTGAGAAACTTTACTCTCCTCATGGGAACCCTCTGTATGCCTCTGAGCCTAACCTTTCTCTGTATTCCTAGAGGTATGTATTTCTAAGTCTGTGTTCAGCCTTCTTTTTGCCTTTCTGCATTCCAATGATTTATACTTACATATTCTCTCAGCTTTAATCAATGTCTTGATGTAGATGACTCTCAATTCTACCCATCCAGCCCAGTTTTTATCTTTGCATTCTTTTACAGTATGGTATAGTGAAAAGACCATAGAACCTGGCATCAAAAATCCTGAGTGGTAGAACTGGAATAAATCAGATTCAGGATTGACCTAGCCATTCCCTCTCCCACCAAGTTGCAAGGGAGAGAAATTACAGAGACATTGATTTCACTAGGAGCAGCGTATGCCTTCCAAGAGCTTCCACAACGTCCCCACCCCTAACCTTTTGCAGGAAAGCCCAACTTTGCAGGGGTATAAATAGGCACTCTTGAATCTTCCTGCTATAGCCTGGCCCTCCCTCTTTCCAAAATGGACAAGTCCCTCTTGCTGGAACTCCCCATCCTGCTCTGCTGCTTTAGGGGTGAGTCCCTAGGGTTGACAGCTGGTAAGAATCCTGAATTTAGGAACAAGTGAGAGCACTCATGGCAGAGGCCTTCTCATGGAAGTCCTATCGTAACAGAAACATGATGAGCTTCTGCTCTAATGTTATGCCTTCTACCCGGGGTATGTCATATCCCCAGGACCTTAACTAAagctcttctcccttcctttatgGGGGGAAAGAGGCAGATTAGAGAGGAAtcgagtggatttcacagaagcTTTGAGATGGGGTTTGGAAAATGAAGTCTGCAGacagtgtatcttttttttttttttcaacagcagTATCTGGATCACTTTTCAAGAGAAAATTTGCAGGTGAGTAGAAATAGATAAGTGGTATGAGAAGGGGCAGGTCTGAGGAGGAAAAGATGGGTGGGGTGAGGTGAGCACCaggggctaaaaaaaaaaaaaaatagaaatagacctTGAGTTCCAACACTCAACAACCTCTTCCAGCAGGACAGAGCTGGGATGGGAGCTGATTTTAGATTTGACAAAATAACATTAGCATCAACGGACAAGGTCAGGAGTGAGTGTCAGTGAAGggcaaggaaaagggaaaggaggaagtgGAATGTTGGCTTTTCACGTGTTGCTTGGCCAAATCTAAAGCATGACAACTTCAGGAATTCCAGGTTGTCCCCATTGTCAGATTCCAGGCACCCACAGGTAAGAGTCAATTAAGACTCTTACCTTAATTGTGCCACACAGAGTCaattaaaaagaaggaatgaagcaAAAAAGCATGTGCACTTATCTTTCTCCTTCTGGTCTGTGCTGCATCCTATAGGAATGGTTAGATGAATCTGAGAAGCCTCGAAGAGGTGAAGAGATttagaaggagagaagaggtgcAGAGATGCCCAGTAGGTGACTAGTCATTAGGGGGACAGAGGTCCTGGAATGGCTCCAATTTAAGAGTACAGGATGGACCCCAAAGGGCAGATTATAACAACCCAATACAAGAGTAAATCTCAGGCACATTTcagatgtgttttctttctctttgccagTACAGACAGTGAAATAGCTACTGTGGAAGCTGAATTTCCTCGTAAGTATGAAGAGGACCTGCCGATCATCTCAGTCTTGATACTGTTTCACTTTTCCTTGTTCCTCcacctttctttcccctcccatTTTTCAGGCTAACATTCCTGAGGCCATAAACCTCAGTCACTCTCGTGGCTTAGTGTATTTCCGCAGAGGAAGATGTTCATGCTTGATGGGCTCTGGCAAAGTCCTCTGGCTCCAGGCAGACTTCTAACCCAAAAAGGGAGAGGGGTTCTTTTGTGGTAGTGCCATTGTTTCTCAATCTCTCTCCCCACTCTCCGGCCAAGTGACAGAAATTGTTCAGTGTAGGATGTGCCACCTCCAGTTCCCGGGAGAAAACTGCTCCAGAGGAAGAGGGATATGCACAGCAGGAACAGAAGAGGCCTGCATGGTTGGAAGGATTTCCAAAAGTAAGTTGTGGGTTGGGGAAAAGAAGAATGGGTAGAGGAAGTAGACAGGGACATATCAGCCACAGGGGAAAGGGGAGACCTTACTTTACTTTTACTATAGGCAGTCTCACACCTGGGATGGCTGATTCCTTCATCCGCATCATACACCGTAATGAAAATTAGATGGAAGTGGTCACTAAGGAGGGTGGGGGCCTACAGCTAAGGAATTAGTATTTTGAGAAGCctgaagaaaacagaggagaatAAATCGAGGTGAGAGAATAGGTGTAATCTATGTCCAATGGGTAACAGTGAGTCGTTGAGAGGAGGGGGCTTTTGGTCCTTGTGCCTCTTGTGCCTGTCTGGGTTTCCTTACAGTTGGTTCTAAACTGTGGAAATAGAAGCGCCAGCGTCATCAGTAGACTGTGGCTGAATTGCCCTGGATGGTTAAGACAAGACATcatgatttctctttttccacCCTTTGTGCTAAATTGTCTCTTGGCATTTATAACCCTCACTTAAATCAGTGTTAAGATTCTCAAGAGAAACACCCAGCTTTGGCATTCCCTGAATTACTGTTCTTCTTACTGCCCTACCCCCAGTAATCATTTTAGACTGCTCCATAGCTGCATTTCTTTTGGGAAGCCCCCGACTTGCAACATCTTCCAGTTCTTTACATTTGAATAACGGAGCTTTGAACTACACAAGATTCTCTCTATATGTTGGTGTGGTCTGGAGAAAAGTTTTTTTGCAGAAGTTTCATGGCCAGGCTTTCTGATCTGTTTTTAATCCCTTCCACAGGGGACGGTAGTCCCTGGTTAACCTTCAAGGACTGCCTGAAGAACTGTGCTGACGTGAAAGGCATAAAGTGGAGTGTCTATTTTGTGAGCTTCAGCTGCTGCAGGAGCCACGACCTGTGCAATGAAGACCTTTAGAAGTGAATGCTTCTTCTGTGACTCCAATTTCTGGGTGAGGttgttgcctcagcctcttcacaatgactttctttaaaaaaatctctctcacacacacacacgcacactacAGAAGAGGATTGCAAAGACATGGCTCCATCTTCTGCACATGAAAGGAAAGTCCCTCTCCTTTTCTAGTCTCTGTCTCATcccttaaaataagtaaataaataaccttGAGAGCAAGAACAAGATCAATATATCCTGCAGGTTGCCATAAACCCTTGCGCTTTCACTGTATAGCCAGTTTGTTcagaaaagagggaaaaggatagtttaaattcaaaaaagaatcccttcctctttcctctgctgctttccttccttctgtggcagggtattttaatatttttcacatttttttctctctgtgttatCTTTCTTATCCCACTCCAAAGAAAGCACATAACTGTGGCCTGAAGGGATGGGGAGTAGCAACATAAAAAGAAGTGGCTCAAGTCTTCTTGGAGTTTGTTCATGAATGTTAATCCCAGGGTGAGGAGAAGATTGGGACATGGAAAGGAAGCTGCACCAGAACCATGAACAGAGAAAGATTGTCTGCCTTCTAGAATCAGATCTGTTTGGGACTAGTGGTTGGAGAATAAAAGCAGGAGAAGTCTATGAGATTCCAGAGATAGTACCTGCATCCAGCTTCCCTGGCAAACTCACAAGGAGGCATCAACTTCTAGACAGGGAACAACTGCAGGATACTTCCAGGGGACAGAACCACCAGCAGGAACACAAATATTCCCATGCCTAGAGCACGGCATGGAGGAAGCTGAGAACTGTGCGGTCTGAGGAAGCCATTTGAGTCTGGCCACTAGACATCTCATCAGCCACTTGTGTGAACAGATGCCCCATGACCCCAGATGCTTCTCCCACCCTTacctccatctcacacacacttGAGCTTTCCACTCTGTATAATTCTAACACCCTGGAGAGAAATGGCAGTTTGACCGAACATGTTCACAAGGGTAGAGGCTGATTTCTAATGAAACTTGTCAAATGAAGCCCAGAAAGAGTGatgaattatattatattatataaaaaaataataaaaatataaagaaagctaCCTTTCTTCTATACCCAAATTGCgtatccttctttctctctcctccaacCTCTTCCTAATTCCTTTAACAAACATATGTTCAAagcctactatgttccaggtactGCTAGACCCTAGTATGTATACAGCATCATAATCCCTATCCTCATGGAGCTTAAACTAATGGGAAAGACAGAtcttaagtaaataataataatagcttccACTTATATGACAATTACTATATGAGAGGCATTGCTATAAACACTTTTTATCTTCTGACTCAGTTACTCTTCACACAAATCTGAAAGTCATACTactctccatgtgggtcagtcaGAAACCAAAAACGGCACCAGTTATTTTTTACAGAGGCTTTAAAATTAAGAGTGGTTAACCAGGTATTAAAGGACACAAAAAGCCAAAAGGAGATATTGAGTTAACAAAGACAGAAACTGCAAGAAACACCTAAAACCTGTAGGTCTAGGGAAACACAAGGAAAATGTTGGACATCCATACTTCTAAGGTCTAAGGTAATTAAAGTAATTAGACTAATTAGACCTTAGAAGTGTGGGGAAAGGAAGTGCagctggaggatctcttgagcccaggaattcaaggctctagtgagctatgattgtacagtggcactccagtctgggtgacgaaggaggatcccatctctaaaattaattaattaattaattaaaaagtgtgAGGGAGGGATCCCTTGGAACTGGAGCCCAAACATCTCAGGAACAAAGGACCTCCGTGAAAATAAAATGCGTACCTTTAGGGAAGGGGAACTGTTCAGATGGTGCTGGTATCTCTGTGGGGCACCAGGAAGCTGGTTCTGAAAGTGTGGGGGGGAAACCATGGAACAAAATCAACTGTAACTCTGAAGCCAACTGCCACTGCCCAGGTAAAAAGCTGTTGAGAGGAAGAGGAAACAGGAAAAGATGCATCTCTTGTCCAGCTTGCCAGTCTCCCTCCAGCACCCCCTATTGGCAGAATTTAACAAGGATCTAGCTTGCAAAAACCACCATCATAAAGCAGAATATAGAAATGTGAACTTAAAACTGAGAGACAATCATTTAATACCAGTTCAATCACGCCTTTGACCTTTCAACATCTGTGCATACCTTTTTATGTGTTTGGACTCCATTAAACAAGAAAGGCAACTTCTTGCTTTTGCCTAAAGAGATGCATTATCCATACTTGTATGGATACAAGTAAAGATactcttattttttctctaaataagGACACAAGAGTCCTAAAGTCATCT
Protein-coding sequences here:
- the PATE1 gene encoding prostate and testis expressed protein 1, which codes for MDKSLLLELPILLCCFRAVSGSLFKRKFADSEIATVEAEFPLTEIVQCRMCHLQFPGENCSRGRGICTAGTEEACMVGRISKRDGSPWLTFKDCLKNCADVKGIKWSVYFVSFSCCRSHDLCNEDL